Below is a window of Strix uralensis isolate ZFMK-TIS-50842 chromosome 8, bStrUra1, whole genome shotgun sequence DNA.
TGAAAACTGGAAACCTATACCTAAAAGTTTTGCATTTGCATGCAGGCCTGGAACTTCACCTTAAGGAACAAATACTGTCCCACCAGGCTTTACAAGAAGCCTTAAATGACCCAAAGAATGGGGAATCCGCTTTCAAACACTTGAAACAGCAGGTATGATCACTGCTTTACTAAGAGCTATAGGTGGTTTTGAACGTGGAATTCTGCTGCTGTAAATTGGAGTGACTGTGTGTGCATAATGTTAGTCACTTCATATAGAGGAAATCTGATATGCCTTGTAAGTCTATAGCATATATATAACCTTTGAATGGCTGCTTTGTTAAGTGTTAGTAATAAAAGTTAATTAGGATACTGAAATACAAATTGTGTGTTCTGAATTTTTACTTGCGTATTCTTATATCAACTCATAATAAATCCGAGCTACAAAGGTAAAATGCTGTATTTGCTAAGAAGTAAAAGgaattttgtactttttctgtAAGAGCTGGTCTTAGATTTCCTGGTTGTGTAATAGATGCATAAAAAGAATCTTCTACCTTTTTAATGTATATTGAACAGCAGGAATTTTAAGGGAGATAATActgtagcaaaagaaaaaatttagggaagaaaaatttaaaagtgagAAATGTCTGTTTCCTGTACTTTCTTCCCGTGCTCTACTTTCCTATGTATTCCAAAATGTGTaactgcagcagagagagggCTCTGCAGGCACCAATGCTTCACAGAAAATCTATAACAGTACACGTATTTTGGATGGCTACTTTGAGAATCAGCAGAGAACAATATTATAATGTGTACTTGATCCCAAAAATCCATTCCAGAAACTTCTGGGTGGAGTTCTGTGAGCAGTGGAAgaagggctgggtgctgctgacTAGCCAGAATTTATAATCCCTTTCCTCTGTACACACGAGATCTTTTCCCTAATTCCTCAAGGAAGTGAAGACTTAAAAAAGACTTCTGCAGTTCGGTGAAATAATCAGTTTTCTATCAGGCATTACAATACACAGTCTATATATTTTCTGGGTTTGtaaataatcttttaatttttgtaggcTTCTATTTTAGGTAACATGGAAAAATTACATTTACTTGGTCCAGGAAGATGTTTTGTTGAGTTTGGAGCTGGGCGAGGAAAGCTGTCTCATTGGGTTGATGTTGCCTTACAGAATGTTGAAAATGTTCAGTTTTTGCTTGTGGAAAGGGCAACTACAAGATTCAAGGTAAGAGAGGATATTGTCACATTAGCAAGAGTataatttttaaactgttgtcaTTGAAGCtgttaatatttgctttttatcttCAAAGAGAACATAAAGCCTTTAAATTGTGAAAGTTTTGGAAGTGTGATTGCGTACATTCCATACTTTGCCAATAGCaaatttattaggaaaaaactGGTGTAGGGTATTGGAAATGTGCAGACTTGACAGGACAAAAGTCTGACATTAATCCCTGGAGCAAAATTATAGTTGGTGATCTTGTTCTGTTTACACAGGTGGATGGAAAACATAAAAGGAGAGATTCTATATTTGAAAGGCTTCAAGTTGATATTCAGCATTTATGTTTAAGTAAGTCACTTCTTGGCTTGCATATTTCTGAAATGAGACTTAATTTTAGATTTTGAATACTGGAGTTCAAGTCAGTTTGTACGTAGCATGCTTAAATGTACTCGGTTTTGAAGATTATTCTCAGTGGTTACTTGGACACATTAATgctgtgtgtatatgcatatatacgtacatatatatatatattctaaatggagatttaaaatgttctgctttttatACACATAATTATAGGCAAGAAAtaccaaaaaccaaaacattttggagggttttttagAACTTGCAGGATTAAACACCTTTGCATTGTTTGTTTTAGGTGTGCAGAATGAAGCAAGTCATGCATATCATTGATATGCATATATGttacatattatatatattgATATTCTGTGCATATCAATACTACAGAATTTGTGGGAACACCTGTCATCAGGAGATGCATTAATACCACATTTACATTTCATAGGCAGTATAGAAAGGCTGAAATGGTTAAATATGCTTCTCAGCCACAGCATCCAATTCTCCTAAtctgttttagaaaaagaaactttcatAACTTATAACTGTATGTACAGACCACTATATTTTCAGTAGAggttaacatttatttctttttttaagtgtgCTGAAAGTATATTATCCAGAAAAAACATTGCCCTAGCTATAATAATAGAGATTCTGGTTTTTTTgtggactctgtgtgtgtgtgtttattttccttctttttttttcccctccagggAAGGTACCTATTTTGGAGACTAACAAACTACCAGTGGTAGGAATGGGGAAGCATTTGTGTGGCGCTGCAACAGGTATGAATTATATATGTGTTAACTGCAGCATATTAGGATATTAAATCTTACAGTCTGAAGGGACTGATCTTCCAAACTGTCCTTTTAAGTTTTTCTTGCCCTCTAACCTGTTCTTAGTGAATGTAGCAATTATATTCTAAATACCTGTTGATCTCAGTGAAATAATAAGTGGATAATAGATGCAAGGCTACTTCAGACAGAAGTAaaacctttcttattttttatagAGTAGAACAAAAAATAGTGTGTGGTGGTATGGGTCATGTATTTGTATACTGttgaaagtgtcttttttttaacagtgtagcctctactctgaaatatttttctttctaaatttgtATTGGCTGTCTGAATATGCATCCTAAGCAAGCAAATAAGAATGTGTTTCTGTCCTGATAATTTTAGACTAATACACTTTTTCTAATGTTATATGTCTACTAAGTAGAGACAGGTATCTCAAATATGACACCTATATAGGTACTATTACAAAGATGACACAGTTAAGCATTTAAGAAGTGCCTGTACATATTAAATAGATTGTGTCCTAGATATCAAACTGGCAAGAGCAATTACTTGCATGTTTTACAGGGAGGAGATCCTCCTACAATATGCCAGTTTGTTAACCAAAGTATTTCAAATTCACTTGTATAGAACAAATATTCAAGAGGGTAAGCCCTTAGTAGCTCCAGAGGTCTCATAATATTCATTTAGCATTTAgggttttcatgttttcaaagcaTACTTGTAATTTTTAGTTATCCTTAAAACTGTTTTCTGGCTTACTTTGTGATGTAtacttttattcttctttgtgGGAAGTACATTCCCAACCGTGATAGAGACTGTATAAATAATGGCATGGTGTTCGTTGCTATTTTTTGGAGGGGGTATGTCTGTTCTTTCGTAGATCTTGCTTTGAGATGCTTGGTTGAAAGTTATACAGCTTGCTCTGATGGAGAAAATGAAGAGCCTGCACCAAAACGCTCTAGGACTGACCAGACAGAGGTGGCTTCTAACAATTCTGACTATAATGAAAGCAACAAAGAGGACTGTAAGCCTGTAGCTGGAATTGTTATTGCACTGTGTTGCCATCACAAGTGTGACTGGACACATTATGTAGGCAGAGAGTTCTTTAAATCAGTAGGACTTGGACCAGTAGAATTCCATTATTTTCAGAGAATGAGTAGCTGGGCCACTTGTGGCATGCGAGAAGCTACAACCAAAGCCCCTACAAGTGAAGAAAGAGAAGATCAAACTAACGACACAGAAGGACATGAGGAAACATTCATCAAGACAGAGGGTGGTTCTGATACTTTACAAGggtacgttttttttttttcctagcaaatgGACtcctgcagaaaagcaaaattatataCAGTGGTATATAAAATTCTTTTGGGTCCTCAAAATGACTAATTTTACAGAAACAATTACTAAATTTGTAGAAATCGtctactttaaaaatacaattttcatggATTTACGgttcaaaatatttaaacagtcATGCTAGCCTGAACTGAAATGAACTTACAGTGATTTCAGTAGTTTTTCTAAGCTTAACTACTAATGTTAATCAACAAAACTATTCTTCTGACATGTGTtgttcattcttttcttcctttttgtgaaACTAGGATACTTACTGTTGAAGAACGAAAAGAGATAGGTTGCCTTTGTAAACTGTTGATTGATCATGGGCGGATTGAATATTTACAACAACGAGGATACAAGGCTGCACTACAGTATTATACAGAGTCTGCTGTGTCCTTGGAGAATGTCCTGTTGACAGCTGTCCCAAGTCCATCTTTGATGCCAGTGCCAACTACATGACAGGAAATAGATTTGGAATTGGTAGGAAAAAAACCTATGAAActtatctggatttttttaaaaagccaatcATTGTTTACAAAAAACCTGTTTTAGTCTTTCCTGTACCCAGGAAGAGGTGTTATATTTCCCAGTTTCACTGGAAGTTACAAATATGCAAACCAGTTCTCATCAGcggaaaaataaaatcctgaagaATATTTGAAACCTGTTGTATGCATCTTTGCTAGGAGGAAGTATACTTGATATATTCTTCCATTCACAGTTATATTCTTTATTCATTAGCGTTTATGACAGGAGAAGGACCAGAAGTACAACTTTCcagatttcctgaaaaagaatgggttaaaataagagaaatcaacatgctttattttcactttgaatTCAGGATAGCTTTATCTTTCCTCTTAAGTTATTTAAGTAGGCCTAGGTACTTTCATCGGACCGTGCTGCTAGGGGAATCTGTTAAGGAAGAAAACTTATTTGTAAACTGTCATCTTGATATATTTTTGCTAATTTGATTATTAATTCATGAAATATTGGTGAGAAAAAAGCTGGCTTAGCGTTCTAAATCAAGAGTGTTTCAATCATTCATTTTTAAGCCTTCATGATATATAGAATGAAGATAAGACAGAACATTTTATATCTGCAATGAAGTTCTCTCTGCAGGTAACAGCTGCCACATGCACATCTGttgaaaagtgcttttttttggtctcttaCTGTAGCCTCTAAGCTGTTACCTTTGAGACTGCTAACAGCATTTTTTTGTCAGAGTGATTtagaaatgggatgaaattgTGGGGGTGTTTTGTTTAGGTCACTGGATTTTTGGTCAGGGAAAGCAAGTTGTGAGAAACATCTGCTTATATCAGGTATTGATACTTCATTGCTAAAAATGTTGTATGTTGCGAACGTAGGCTCTCTCCCTTACATCCTCCTTTGGTAGTCCCCATCTGGGCAACATCTAAAAATAGGGAAGGTTGATCTTCGAGACAAACAGTGCTGGAAGACCTACACTTTGTAACTCTGATTAAAGTGCAAGTACAAGAGACAGTCATCAACTTCCAGTTACCCAGGCTGTAGGTAACTCAGGCTCGTTTATTCCAATGTTCCACAGTTCCAGTGTGTACTTACTAGATATATATGCTGTTCATGTGAAGACCTACTGTGCCAACTCCTGATAAAAGCACCCCTGCCCTCAGTAAAAATCTGTTTACAGGTTTTTGggaaatattatatttattaagATTATTCCTGTTTCATTTGTATATGTATCCTAGCTTCCTTTTATCTGGTTTATCCTCCCCTTCCTCACTGTACTCCAGAGAGATTAGAATTCATAAAAAAGCCATACCTGTTTTTTTGAGTGACTCCTGGATATACATGTGCATGAATTCAATGCCGAACATTTCCTGTTGCTCATCCTCTTCTGCATCCTCACATGGAGGGAGTGTTACCTCTAACTCCAGTGGATTGTCTCTGAAGTTGACAAATCTGACAGTTCACCAGAAAAGGTTACTCTTGCAGTAGGTTTTGTCCAGAGAGAACAATTCTTTTGAAACTGAATTAAGAGTACTCAAACAGTATTTTGAGCAAAATAAAGTAAGTCTTTTCTTATATTAAACTCACCACTGTATTAGTAGTATTAAGTAAACTCAGCTAAGATGATGCCTTCTAACAGTAGCTGATTGTGGTGGGAGAAAACATTGCAGTCCTCATCATTTTTGGCTTCAGGTTTTAACCCCACTGTCAGCCTTACTGAGCTTCCACAAACAGATGAGCGGATGAGAACAAGAGTACAAATGCCTGCATCCTCCCAACTTTGCAAGGCAATAGCCAGCCCTGTCTCCTTCtgttcttcatccatccctgggCCTATgcttgtatatatttttttaaagaggtgctgcttcttccaaaacatctgaaaacaggAATTGTCTTACTGGGTTAGACATGATTTATTTAGACTATTTAgtgttctttctctctctaaaatGGCCAGCATCCAGTAattcaaatgaaaatgcaaacaaCAGGAAAGTTTCTGTTACAGTatacaaaataatatttctaattCTACCAagatttacattcttttttttttttttattttccaaagcaaGTACAGGAGTATCCTTATAcctaattctttttatttcattctgaatgCTTGACTTCTCAGTGCTAAAGTTctactttttgtcatttttatcatTGTTACATATTTTTCCTCCTAGCTCTTGGCTTTAGAGAGTGATGTAAAAGGCCAATTAGAAGTGGGCATTTGGACCTTTTTGGAAATGAGAAAATGTATACAGTCTCCTTTTTCATTTGGGACTGTAACTAGCATAGCTTACTTCTCTAAATGAGTTGTGCTACACAAAGCTTTCTTGGCCAGATCCTCAATTGTTGTGAATCTGTAATTATGCTGATTTCTATGGTATGGTGTTCATCTGTATAACTGTGGACATGCCTTTTCCACTTAGTATCACTCTATGATATACAACTCAAGGGAGGCTTTAAAACTTACCTTctggtatttttatttgtatttctgctgctttttcttacCTCAGATTTGTCATGTCCTTCAGACAAGCTGGAATATCCTTAAGTTTGTTGTTGCTAAGAACAAGAGTACTAAGATTTTTCATATTACCAATGGTTTCTGGCAAAGAGTTTATCTCATTCCTTTGGAGCCATAAAGTGTGGAGATTTTCCATTCTGTAAAATAGGTATTTGCACAATCCATAACGATTTATAAAATTAATCTTATCAATCATTAATATAAAGCAATTGATTCATTTTTACAGCCCCATAAAGGTCTCTCATAAAGAATACAACAATTCTCAAAGGAAACCTCATATCCAAGATAATCACCCAACCTCTGGTCAAGAAatatcacagaaccacagaattatctaggttggaaaagaccttgaagatcacctagtccaatcattaacattgacagttctcaactccaccatatccctaagcgctatgtcaacctgactcttaaacacagGGATGCTTCCCTGGCagcccattctggaaagaaatacttcctaatatccagttgATACTGAATTTATTGTTTATTGAATGGATTATTCGAGCTCATCTAAAATATCACATTACGGCTGATAAATCTCAAGTTTGCAGTGATGTTAACATTAAACTAATCTTTCGAAGATGGATTTAATAATTAGAGTTTCAATGCAATGGAATTGAGACTAACGTGAGTTGTAAGCTTTAGGTACCTGTCAATTGCATCAGGAAGCTCCTGGAGTTTATTTCCCCCCATATCTAACCATTCTAGATTTGGCATGTTGAGAAGAGCTGAAGGGATGGTAGTAAACTGATTCATGCACAGATCTATGTGTGAAAGCTTCTTTAAATCACTGAGCTGAAAAGAAAGGGAGATTTAATCCAAGTTTGTATAGCTATTCCACTACAGCAGTGGTGTAATAAagttgactgaaaaaaaagaaactatttagAAACATTATAACACATTTGGGAGCTAGTAAACACAGAATGGTTTCTGACTTACATTAGCTGATATTCCCTAACAATTACAGTTCTGGCCTGGAAGGTAGGTGGGTTTGAAACTGATCAGGTAGAAGAACTTTATCTCCCACCTGGCAGTGAGTGCGCTAACTGCTGAGAAGCTGAATGCCATGACTGCACCACAGATATGTCCCAAGCCttgagaaaaaattaaagatatCATACTCCATGCAATATGCCGGTTTTTGTTAGtcaaatatttagatttttatgGATCAAATTGCACAGACTGTATTTTAGAGTGAACCTAGGCACCTTCCATGTTGTGAAGTCTACTACTATGGCAAAACATTCTAAAAATTAAACATAGCATCATTCAGTATTGCAACACCTAAGTCATGCCTTCAGGTGCTTTTACAGTGTTCAAGTGGTGCAGAGGTGGTTTATTGCATATCTGGTCCAATTGTCTAAACACTGAATGTCACTCAAGTACATATAACCAAGGCTTCGTGGTGTTCACATCCTCTGGTCTCAATAGGACAGAACTATGTATTTGCTGTGAGCTGTTAATTTAAAAGCTATCACTCTACACCATGTAACCTGTATCCACATAGATTTTGTAAATTCTGGATTCTGATTAATAGTGtatgttttcatttgaagatttGTTGTTAGGTATTACTGTTTAGACTCACTCTATTTTGCAAGGCACTGATTGCTGTCAACTATTGccactacttttttttaaagaagttaaacCAAATAAATACAGTTACATAGTTGTCATCTCTATCTTAGAGACTAATGTTTAGAGATGCAGGTGTCTCATGGTCAGTCCAAATTAAGGCTCAATAGTAAGTGAGCAGTTGCTTTTATTCTCTCGTAATTGCTTTCAACATCTCAGAACAACATTCATTGAAGTCTGTGCATAGCCAGTTGTATAAGTCATACAAACCCTTTTCAGAGCTAGCAGCTCTGGTAAAGATGCTTACAGTTGGGTCCAGGCCTAGGGTATGATTCTCAACCACAGAAGGGAACTTCTCTGTGCTAAGGTGTCAGACCCTCAGTGGGGTAAATCAGTGAAGACCTTCAGGCTAAACAAGTTAACATCAAGTGTATCACTGCCTCATGTGCACTACGACATCATTTATCAGGACAAAATAGAGAGTGGCTCCTTCAACTACTGGGGTCTATGTATGTCCTTCTCATGTGGCTCCAGCTGGACTAGTCATAATATTGTTCACATATGTGTGTCTGGAGTAGTTGTGAAATCAGAATATCAAGCCAAATCTGAAAACATGGAGTGCAATGTTTAATGATAATTGGgtttgaataaattaaaaatatgcattaatcaaaactaaacaaaacaaaagagtcTGTCAAAACCTGAGGAGGAAGATCAC
It encodes the following:
- the TRMT13 gene encoding tRNA:m(4)X modification enzyme TRM13 homolog isoform X1 — translated: MCMLHNQKLLKTGNLYLKVLHLHAGLELHLKEQILSHQALQEALNDPKNGESAFKHLKQQASILGNMEKLHLLGPGRCFVEFGAGRGKLSHWVDVALQNVENVQFLLVERATTRFKVDGKHKRRDSIFERLQVDIQHLCLRKVPILETNKLPVVGMGKHLCGAATDLALRCLVESYTACSDGENEEPAPKRSRTDQTEVASNNSDYNESNKEDCKPVAGIVIALCCHHKCDWTHYVGREFFKSVGLGPVEFHYFQRMSSWATCGMREATTKAPTSEEREDQTNDTEGHEETFIKTEGGSDTLQGILTVEERKEIGCLCKLLIDHGRIEYLQQRGYKAALQYYTESAVSLENVLLTAVPSPSLMPVPTT
- the TRMT13 gene encoding tRNA:m(4)X modification enzyme TRM13 homolog isoform X2; translation: MEKLHLLGPGRCFVEFGAGRGKLSHWVDVALQNVENVQFLLVERATTRFKVDGKHKRRDSIFERLQVDIQHLCLRKVPILETNKLPVVGMGKHLCGAATDLALRCLVESYTACSDGENEEPAPKRSRTDQTEVASNNSDYNESNKEDCKPVAGIVIALCCHHKCDWTHYVGREFFKSVGLGPVEFHYFQRMSSWATCGMREATTKAPTSEEREDQTNDTEGHEETFIKTEGGSDTLQGILTVEERKEIGCLCKLLIDHGRIEYLQQRGYKAALQYYTESAVSLENVLLTAVPSPSLMPVPTT
- the LRRC39 gene encoding leucine-rich repeat-containing protein 39 encodes the protein MTETAVCVGTFTAVKTLWEVRIHKINEELQKEKEFRQRSAGRLLLVWEERAALAKLKEKVINEDGRAILRIEEEEWKTLPSCLLKLVHLQEWQLHRTSLQKIPQFIGRFQNLVVLDLSRNSIESVPKEIGQLTSLQELLLSYNRIKSVPKEISNCISLERLELAVNRSICDLPPQLSDLKKLSHIDLCMNQFTTIPSALLNMPNLEWLDMGGNKLQELPDAIDRMENLHTLWLQRNEINSLPETIGNMKNLSTLVLSNNKLKDIPACLKDMTNLRFVNFRDNPLELEVTLPPCEDAEEDEQQEMFGIEFMHMYIQESLKKTGNLESCTSGPSPVINANE